A genome region from Thermomonospora amylolytica includes the following:
- the leuC gene encoding 3-isopropylmalate dehydratase large subunit: MGRTLADKVYDAHVVRRAEGEPDLLYIDLHLVHEVTSPQAFDGLRMAGRTVRRPDLTIATEDHNVPTQNLLAPIADPVSRTQVETLRKNAAEFGIRLHPMGDDGQGIVHVIGPQLGLTQPGMTVVCGDSHTSTHGAFGALAFGIGTSEVEHVLATQTLPQIKPRTMAVTVDGALPEGVTAKDLILAIIARIGTGGGQGHIIEYRGEAIRGLSMEGRMTVCNMSIEAGARAGMIAPDEKTFEYLKGRPHAPQGAEWDKAVEYWKSLRTDDDAVFDKEVVIDASTLTPYVTWGTNPGQGLPLGESVPDPASFADPIERQAAERALEYMGLTPGTPLRDIEVDTVFVGSCTNGRIEDLRTVAEVLRGRRVADGVRMLIVPGSMKVKAQAQEEGLDEIFKAAGADWREAGCSMCLAMNPDKLTPGERSASTSNRNFEGRQGPGGRTHLVSPAVAAATAVTGRLTAPADL; this comes from the coding sequence ATGGGCCGGACACTGGCCGACAAGGTCTACGACGCGCACGTCGTGCGGCGTGCCGAGGGCGAGCCGGACCTCCTCTACATCGACCTGCACCTGGTGCACGAGGTCACCAGCCCGCAGGCGTTCGACGGGCTGCGGATGGCCGGCCGCACGGTCCGCCGGCCCGACCTGACCATCGCCACCGAGGACCACAACGTCCCCACCCAGAACCTGCTGGCCCCCATCGCCGACCCGGTCTCGCGCACCCAGGTCGAGACGCTGCGCAAGAACGCCGCCGAGTTCGGGATCCGGCTGCACCCGATGGGCGACGACGGCCAGGGCATCGTGCACGTCATCGGCCCCCAGCTCGGCCTGACCCAGCCCGGCATGACGGTGGTGTGCGGCGACTCGCACACCTCCACCCACGGCGCGTTCGGGGCGCTGGCGTTCGGCATCGGCACCAGCGAGGTCGAGCACGTGCTCGCCACCCAGACGCTGCCGCAGATCAAGCCCAGGACCATGGCCGTCACGGTCGACGGCGCGCTGCCGGAGGGCGTCACCGCCAAGGACCTGATCCTGGCCATCATCGCCAGGATCGGCACCGGCGGCGGCCAGGGCCACATCATCGAGTACCGCGGCGAGGCGATTCGCGGGCTGTCGATGGAGGGCCGCATGACGGTCTGCAACATGTCCATCGAGGCCGGCGCCCGCGCCGGGATGATCGCCCCCGACGAGAAGACCTTCGAGTACCTCAAGGGCCGCCCGCACGCCCCCCAGGGCGCCGAGTGGGACAAGGCCGTCGAGTACTGGAAGTCCCTGCGCACCGACGACGACGCGGTCTTCGACAAGGAGGTCGTGATCGACGCCTCCACGCTGACCCCGTACGTCACCTGGGGCACCAACCCCGGCCAGGGCCTCCCGCTGGGCGAGTCGGTGCCCGACCCGGCCTCGTTCGCCGACCCGATCGAGCGGCAGGCCGCCGAGCGGGCGCTGGAGTACATGGGCCTGACCCCGGGCACCCCGCTGCGCGACATCGAGGTCGACACCGTCTTCGTCGGCTCCTGCACCAACGGCCGCATCGAGGACCTGCGCACCGTCGCCGAGGTGCTCAGGGGCCGCAGGGTCGCCGACGGCGTCCGGATGCTCATCGTCCCCGGCTCGATGAAGGTCAAGGCCCAGGCCCAGGAGGAGGGCCTGGACGAGATCTTCAAGGCCGCCGGCGCCGACTGGCGCGAGGCCGGCTGCTCGATGTGCCTGGCGATGAACCCCGACAAGCTCACCCCCGGCGAGCGCAGCGCCTCCACCTCCAACCGCAACTTCGAGGGCCGCCAGGGCCCCGGCGGCCGCACCCACCTGGTCTCGCCCGCCGTCGCCGCCGCCACCGCCGTCACCGGCCGCCTGACCGCCCCCGCGGATCTTTAG
- the leuD gene encoding 3-isopropylmalate dehydratase small subunit: MEAFTVHTGRGVPLRRSNVDTDQIIPAVWLKQVSRTGFEKGLFSAWREDPEFVLNRPEYAGASILIAGPDFGTGSSREHAVWALQQYGFRVVIAPRFGDIFRNNSTKMGLLPVVLPAETVETLWKAVEEDPATEITVDLGAREVRGAGVVAGFEIDDYTRWRLMEGLDDIGLTLRHADDIAAYEERRASWLPTTV, encoded by the coding sequence ATGGAAGCGTTCACCGTTCACACCGGGCGCGGGGTGCCGCTGCGGCGGAGCAACGTCGACACCGACCAGATCATCCCGGCGGTGTGGCTGAAGCAGGTCAGCCGGACCGGGTTCGAGAAGGGGCTGTTCTCGGCTTGGCGCGAGGACCCGGAGTTCGTGCTGAACAGGCCGGAGTACGCCGGGGCGAGCATCCTGATCGCCGGGCCGGACTTCGGGACCGGGTCCTCGCGCGAGCACGCGGTGTGGGCGCTGCAGCAGTACGGGTTCCGGGTGGTCATCGCGCCGCGGTTCGGCGACATCTTCCGCAACAACTCCACCAAGATGGGGCTGCTGCCGGTGGTGCTGCCCGCCGAGACCGTCGAGACGCTGTGGAAGGCCGTCGAGGAGGACCCGGCGACCGAGATCACCGTGGACCTGGGGGCCCGCGAGGTGCGCGGGGCCGGGGTCGTCGCCGGCTTCGAGATCGACGACTACACCCGCTGGCGGCTGATGGAGGGACTGGACGACATCGGGCTGACCCTCCGCCACGCCGACGACATCGCCGCCTACGAAGAGCGTCGCGCGTCCTGGCTGCCGACCACCGTGTGA
- a CDS encoding HU family DNA-binding protein: MNKRELVDAISERLGSKKAAAEAVDAILETIQNTVAKGDKVAITGFGSFEKAERPARTARNPATGKTIEVPATSVPKFKAGADFKNLVAGKK; this comes from the coding sequence ATGAACAAGCGTGAGCTGGTCGACGCCATCTCGGAACGGCTGGGCAGCAAGAAGGCCGCAGCCGAGGCCGTCGACGCGATCCTGGAGACGATCCAGAACACGGTCGCCAAGGGCGACAAGGTCGCGATCACCGGGTTCGGTTCGTTCGAGAAGGCCGAGCGGCCCGCCCGTACGGCCCGCAACCCGGCAACCGGCAAGACCATCGAGGTCCCCGCGACCTCGGTGCCCAAGTTCAAGGCCGGCGCGGACTTCAAGAACCTGGTGGCCGGCAAGAAGTAA
- the cofC gene encoding 2-phospho-L-lactate guanylyltransferase, whose product MPAETSHHTKTSWSLVLPVKVLSRAKTRMAAAAGPLREALALAVAADTVAAALRCALVAEVIVVTDDPLAASELSALGARTVPDEPDRGLNPALAYGASVARRARPDVGVGAMSADLPALRPAELGRVLTAAAAFPESFVPDAAGVGTTLYAVRPGVPFSPAFGPDSRARHAAQGARELALEDIASVRRDVDTPDDLRAALALGAGPRTTALAARLPSLSPGAETSTG is encoded by the coding sequence ATGCCTGCCGAAACCTCACATCACACCAAGACGTCATGGTCGCTGGTCCTGCCCGTGAAGGTGCTGTCCAGGGCCAAGACCCGGATGGCCGCGGCGGCCGGGCCCCTGCGGGAGGCGCTGGCGCTGGCCGTGGCCGCCGACACCGTGGCCGCCGCGCTGCGCTGCGCCCTGGTCGCCGAGGTGATCGTGGTCACCGACGACCCGCTCGCCGCCTCGGAGCTGTCCGCGCTGGGCGCCCGCACAGTGCCCGACGAACCCGACCGGGGCCTCAACCCGGCCCTGGCCTACGGCGCCTCCGTGGCCCGCCGCGCGCGGCCGGACGTGGGCGTGGGCGCGATGTCCGCGGACCTGCCGGCGCTGCGGCCCGCCGAGCTGGGCCGGGTGCTGACGGCCGCCGCCGCCTTCCCCGAGTCGTTCGTCCCGGACGCCGCCGGGGTGGGCACCACCCTGTACGCCGTCCGTCCCGGCGTGCCGTTCTCCCCCGCGTTCGGCCCGGACTCGCGGGCCCGTCACGCCGCCCAGGGCGCCCGCGAGCTGGCCCTGGAGGACATCGCCAGCGTCCGCCGGGACGTCGACACCCCCGACGACCTGCGCGCCGCCCTGGCCCTCGGTGCGGGCCCCCGCACCACCGCCCTGGCCGCCCGCCTGCCGTCCCTCAGCCCGGGAGCGGAAACGTCGACAGGGTGA
- a CDS encoding lysophospholipid acyltransferase family protein — MSHEYSPRWRKFTIVVLRPLLYALLKRDWRGRHNVPREGGIIIAANHLSWADPLALAHFVYESGRYPVYLAKSPLFEAKFIGAVLRGTGQVPVYRDRADAALALKTAEKALKAGECLMFYPEGTCTRDPDLWPMTGQTGVARLAISTGAKVVPVAHWGAHELLPYGSKKFRPFPRKTMHVIAGEPVDLSKYAGRPMTATVLREATGEIMRAIADLLGELRGEEPPKELYDHKKAIAERRRREGGDAAAS; from the coding sequence ATGAGTCACGAGTATTCGCCGCGGTGGCGCAAGTTCACGATCGTGGTGCTGCGCCCGTTGCTGTACGCGCTGCTCAAGCGCGACTGGCGTGGACGTCACAACGTGCCCAGGGAGGGCGGCATCATCATCGCCGCCAACCACCTGTCCTGGGCCGACCCCCTCGCGCTGGCCCACTTCGTGTACGAGTCCGGCCGCTACCCGGTCTACCTGGCCAAGTCCCCGCTGTTCGAGGCCAAGTTCATCGGGGCGGTGCTGCGCGGCACCGGGCAGGTCCCGGTGTACCGCGACCGCGCCGACGCCGCGCTGGCCCTCAAGACCGCCGAGAAGGCGCTGAAGGCCGGCGAGTGCCTGATGTTCTACCCGGAGGGCACCTGCACCCGCGACCCGGACCTGTGGCCGATGACCGGGCAGACCGGCGTGGCCCGGCTGGCCATCTCCACCGGCGCCAAGGTCGTGCCGGTCGCCCACTGGGGCGCGCACGAGCTGCTGCCGTACGGCAGCAAGAAGTTCCGCCCGTTCCCGCGCAAGACCATGCACGTGATCGCCGGCGAGCCGGTCGACCTGTCCAAGTACGCCGGCAGGCCGATGACCGCGACGGTGCTGCGCGAGGCCACGGGTGAGATCATGAGGGCCATCGCCGACCTGCTGGGCGAGCTGCGCGGCGAGGAGCCGCCCAAGGAGCTGTACGACCACAAGAAGGCGATCGCCGAGCGCCGCCGGCGCGAGGGCGGGGACGCGGCCGCCTCGTGA